One window of the Klebsiella oxytoca genome contains the following:
- the pduF gene encoding propanediol diffusion facilitator PduF encodes MNDSLKAQCTAEFLGTGLFLFFGIGCLSALTVAGANLGLWEICIIWGLGISLAVYLTSGISGGHLNPAVTVALWLFACFPGRKVFPYIVAQVAGAFSGAVLAYVLYSTMFTGYEAAHHIVRGSVESLQLAGIFSTYPAASLSIWHAALVEVVITSMLMGMIMALTDDGNGVPKGPLAPLLIGLLVAVIGASTGPLTGFAMNPARDFGPKLFTWMAGWGDIAMTGGRDIPYFIVPIIAPLIGACLGAAIYRYLIGNNLPCNTCKLED; translated from the coding sequence ATGAATGATTCGTTAAAAGCGCAATGCACTGCCGAGTTTCTGGGCACCGGGCTGTTTTTGTTTTTCGGCATCGGTTGCCTGAGCGCGTTGACGGTGGCGGGCGCAAACCTCGGACTGTGGGAGATTTGCATCATCTGGGGGCTGGGGATTTCACTGGCCGTGTATCTGACTTCGGGAATATCCGGCGGGCATCTGAATCCAGCGGTGACCGTCGCTTTATGGCTGTTTGCCTGCTTTCCCGGGCGAAAAGTGTTCCCCTATATTGTTGCGCAGGTTGCTGGCGCTTTTAGCGGCGCGGTGCTGGCCTATGTTCTGTACAGCACGATGTTTACCGGGTATGAAGCCGCACACCATATCGTACGCGGCAGCGTAGAAAGTCTGCAGCTGGCGGGCATTTTCAGTACCTACCCGGCGGCGTCGCTGAGTATCTGGCATGCAGCGTTAGTCGAAGTGGTTATTACCTCCATGTTGATGGGGATGATTATGGCGCTGACCGACGATGGCAACGGCGTGCCAAAAGGGCCGCTGGCCCCGCTGCTGATTGGCCTGCTGGTGGCGGTGATTGGCGCATCAACCGGGCCGCTTACTGGCTTTGCGATGAATCCGGCGCGTGATTTTGGACCTAAACTGTTTACGTGGATGGCGGGCTGGGGGGATATCGCGATGACCGGCGGGAGGGACATTCCCTATTTTATTGTACCGATTATTGCGCCACTGATTGGCGCCTGCCTTGGCGCCGCT